The Oleidesulfovibrio alaskensis DSM 16109 genome has a segment encoding these proteins:
- a CDS encoding 4Fe-4S dicluster domain-containing protein, producing the protein MATTLFIQRGDIAAWLADTAATHTVYAPLRDKTGVRFHRLCAQDAAAQTQALELDRQAQTPPKNVLLPACETLLEFSYAKQEDGSTSLDVQPVMPQGAVLLFGPRPCDARAFTVFDRVYDAGRGKDPYYTARRAATVVASVVCTRPEQSCFCTAVGGAPDDTEGSDILFTPVQDGFIVRPLTQAGEAVLRHPLFTEAAHREEEAADVCAAARAAVPCAPADFTAAPEPVAALFDDMEFWQSVTAKCLSCGACTYLCPTCYCFNITDESNGLEGRRLRTWDNCMSFQFTLEGSGHNPRPTKAHRYRNRIGHKFSYYPRIHDGALSCVGCGRCISSCPVTMDIRRIVHSAMQRAQCATPEQAHE; encoded by the coding sequence ATGGCAACGACCTTGTTCATACAACGCGGCGACATTGCCGCATGGCTGGCGGACACGGCTGCCACGCACACGGTGTACGCACCGCTGCGCGACAAGACAGGCGTGCGCTTTCACCGGCTTTGCGCGCAGGACGCCGCCGCGCAGACACAGGCGCTTGAACTGGACAGACAGGCACAGACCCCGCCCAAAAACGTACTGCTACCGGCCTGCGAGACTCTGCTTGAGTTCAGCTACGCAAAGCAGGAAGACGGAAGCACCTCGCTGGACGTGCAGCCCGTCATGCCACAGGGGGCTGTACTGCTTTTCGGGCCGCGCCCCTGCGACGCACGGGCGTTCACGGTGTTTGACCGCGTATACGATGCCGGCAGGGGCAAAGATCCTTACTACACGGCGCGGCGTGCAGCCACCGTGGTGGCCTCCGTCGTCTGCACCCGTCCGGAACAGAGCTGTTTCTGCACAGCCGTGGGCGGTGCGCCCGATGATACCGAAGGCAGCGACATATTGTTCACCCCTGTGCAGGACGGCTTCATCGTGCGCCCGCTGACTCAGGCCGGCGAAGCAGTGCTGCGGCACCCGCTGTTTACCGAAGCCGCTCACAGAGAAGAGGAAGCCGCGGACGTATGCGCTGCAGCCCGCGCGGCCGTGCCTTGCGCCCCGGCCGATTTCACGGCCGCGCCGGAACCCGTGGCGGCGCTGTTCGACGATATGGAGTTCTGGCAGTCAGTCACGGCCAAATGCCTCAGCTGCGGGGCGTGCACCTATCTGTGCCCCACCTGCTACTGTTTTAACATCACGGATGAAAGCAACGGGCTGGAAGGAAGAAGACTGCGCACGTGGGATAACTGCATGTCTTTCCAGTTCACACTGGAAGGCAGCGGGCACAATCCGCGCCCGACCAAAGCCCACCGCTACCGCAACCGCATCGGACACAAGTTCAGCTATTATCCCAGAATACACGACGGGGCTCTTTCGTGCGTCGGCTGCGGCCGGTGCATCAGCTCCTGCCCCGTAACCATGGACATCCGCCGCATCGTGCACAGTGCCATGCAGCGGGCGCAATGCGCAACGCCGGAGCAAGCTCATGAATAG
- a CDS encoding 4Fe-4S dicluster domain-containing protein, whose translation MPQLESLKDAIAKALPELDVVIAWGRGLDALGATPLFITKPEDLDDMILGPSCVHNLATYLPGLRDRKVGIVVKGCDSRSVIELLQEGLVDRDNLTVFGFACSGVVNVPRLRGAADRHPVQSMEHGSGQVRLQTDTGPVALPEAEALAAKCLTCTEPEALICDHFAGPHGTAERAAVSGNPQGTLERLEAMDFESRFRFWEQEMSRCLRCYACRSACPLCVCQDHCAAQSRNPHWVTQEDTPREKLMFQAIHALHLAGRCTECGECERACPMDIPVLALKQALNREIHRLFDYRAGTDPQATPPLFHFKETEENIKERDW comes from the coding sequence ATGCCGCAACTTGAATCTCTGAAAGACGCCATCGCAAAGGCACTGCCCGAACTGGACGTGGTTATCGCATGGGGGCGCGGGCTGGATGCGCTGGGCGCCACGCCGCTGTTCATCACCAAGCCGGAAGACCTCGACGACATGATCCTCGGCCCCTCGTGCGTTCACAATCTTGCCACCTATCTGCCCGGTCTCAGGGACAGAAAGGTGGGCATAGTGGTCAAAGGCTGCGACAGCCGTTCTGTTATTGAACTGCTGCAGGAAGGTCTGGTGGACCGCGACAACCTGACTGTTTTCGGTTTTGCGTGCTCCGGCGTGGTCAACGTGCCGCGTCTGCGCGGTGCCGCCGACAGACACCCCGTGCAGAGCATGGAACACGGCAGCGGACAGGTGCGTCTGCAGACGGACACCGGCCCCGTAGCGCTGCCGGAAGCGGAAGCGCTGGCCGCCAAATGCCTGACGTGTACCGAGCCGGAAGCGCTCATCTGCGACCACTTTGCCGGACCGCACGGCACGGCTGAACGTGCCGCCGTCTCCGGCAACCCTCAGGGAACGCTGGAGCGGCTGGAAGCCATGGACTTTGAAAGCCGTTTCCGCTTCTGGGAACAGGAAATGAGCCGCTGCCTGCGCTGCTACGCCTGCCGCAGTGCCTGCCCGCTGTGCGTGTGTCAGGATCACTGCGCCGCACAAAGCCGCAATCCGCACTGGGTGACACAGGAAGACACCCCGCGTGAAAAACTGATGTTTCAGGCTATCCACGCCCTGCACCTTGCAGGACGGTGCACGGAATGCGGCGAATGCGAACGGGCCTGCCCCATGGATATTCCGGTGCTGGCGCTCAAGCAGGCGCTGAACAGAGAAATACACCGGCTGTTCGACTACCGCGCGGGCACAGACCCGCAGGCAACCCCGCCGCTGTTCCACTTCAAGGAAACCGAAGAGAACATCAAAGAAAGGGACTGGTGA
- a CDS encoding hydrogenase iron-sulfur subunit, whose product MPVLEGKELRIIGFLCNWCSYGGADTAGVGRFAQPTDLRIVRLPCTGRINPLFIVRALLNGTDGVLVSGCHPRDCHYTAGNFYARRRMEVLKALLPVLGIDPLRFEYTWVSASEGNRWQTVVREFTAQIHGLGPAPAFAQEASEQAQAVLKAVI is encoded by the coding sequence ATGCCGGTACTAGAAGGAAAAGAACTGCGCATCATCGGATTTCTGTGCAACTGGTGCTCCTACGGCGGTGCCGACACCGCAGGCGTGGGACGGTTTGCCCAGCCCACTGACCTGCGCATCGTGCGGCTGCCCTGCACGGGCCGCATCAACCCGCTGTTCATTGTGCGCGCCCTGCTGAACGGCACCGACGGGGTGCTCGTTTCAGGCTGCCACCCGCGCGACTGTCACTACACGGCGGGCAACTTTTACGCCCGCAGACGTATGGAAGTGCTCAAGGCGCTGCTGCCGGTGCTGGGCATAGACCCGCTCCGGTTCGAGTACACATGGGTCTCCGCTTCAGAGGGCAACCGCTGGCAGACGGTGGTGCGGGAATTCACCGCCCAGATTCACGGACTGGGGCCTGCTCCCGCCTTTGCGCAGGAAGCTTCCGAACAGGCACAGGCCGTTCTGAAAGCCGTCATCTAA
- a CDS encoding CoB--CoM heterodisulfide reductase iron-sulfur subunit A family protein, producing the protein MNIGVFVCHCGSNIAGTVDTEKVAEAARMYPEVRFATDTMYACSEPGQEGIISAIREHGLDGVVVASCTPRMHEATFRRTLERAGLNRYMFEMANIREHVSWIGKDMEANTSKAMDLVRIAVEKLRRNTPLHPRKFDINKRVMVIGGGVAGIQAALDCAEGGLEVVLVEREPTIGGKMAKLDKTFPTVDCSSCILGPKMVDIAQHPNITLYALSEVESVNGFVGNFSVNIRRKAAYVDWSLCTGCGACEEKCPARKTYDKFNEGIGRTTAIKIAFPQAIPKKAVITPETCIMLTKGKCGNCAKVCPAGAIQFDQKDSIVTEEVGAIIAATGYDLFDHTALGQYGGGRYADVITSLQYERMLSASGPTGGHVKRPSDGAEPKNIVFIQCAGSRDKSIGRPYCSGFCCMYTAKQAILTKDHIPDSQSYVFYMDIRSPGKMYDEFTRRAMEEYGARYIRGRVSAIQPRGGRYLVKGADTLLGNQVEIEADMVVLAVGVESAKGASELAEKLRISYDSYGFFMEGHPKLKPVETNTAGVYLAGSCQGPKDIPSSVAQGGAAASKVLSLFSRDKLESDPQVSAVSLLRCVGCGKCRETCPFGAIEMTEFRGMPKASVVETVCQGCGICAVTCPQGAIQLQHFTDNQILAEVNALCRY; encoded by the coding sequence ATGAACATAGGTGTTTTCGTCTGCCACTGCGGCAGCAACATTGCCGGCACCGTGGATACGGAAAAAGTGGCCGAGGCCGCGCGCATGTATCCCGAAGTCCGCTTTGCCACCGATACAATGTACGCCTGTTCCGAACCGGGGCAGGAGGGCATCATATCCGCCATCCGCGAACACGGGCTGGACGGCGTGGTGGTGGCGTCATGCACGCCGCGCATGCACGAGGCCACTTTCCGCCGCACGCTGGAACGGGCGGGGCTGAACCGCTACATGTTCGAAATGGCAAACATCCGCGAACATGTTTCATGGATCGGCAAAGACATGGAAGCCAACACGTCCAAGGCCATGGACCTTGTACGCATCGCGGTGGAAAAACTGCGCCGCAACACCCCGCTGCATCCCCGCAAATTTGACATAAACAAACGCGTCATGGTCATCGGCGGCGGCGTGGCCGGTATTCAGGCCGCACTGGACTGCGCCGAAGGCGGGCTTGAGGTGGTGCTGGTGGAGCGCGAGCCCACCATCGGCGGCAAAATGGCCAAGCTGGACAAGACATTCCCCACCGTGGACTGTTCCAGCTGCATCCTCGGCCCCAAAATGGTGGACATTGCCCAGCACCCCAACATCACGCTGTACGCTCTTTCAGAAGTGGAAAGCGTGAACGGGTTCGTGGGCAATTTCAGCGTGAACATACGCAGAAAGGCCGCCTATGTGGACTGGTCGCTGTGCACCGGCTGCGGTGCCTGCGAAGAAAAATGCCCCGCGCGCAAAACGTATGACAAATTCAATGAAGGCATAGGCCGCACCACGGCCATCAAGATAGCCTTTCCGCAGGCCATACCCAAAAAGGCCGTCATCACACCGGAAACATGCATCATGCTGACCAAAGGCAAGTGCGGAAACTGCGCCAAGGTCTGCCCCGCAGGGGCCATTCAGTTTGACCAGAAGGACAGCATTGTCACGGAAGAAGTGGGAGCCATCATCGCCGCCACGGGGTATGACCTGTTTGACCACACCGCACTGGGGCAGTACGGCGGCGGACGCTACGCCGATGTCATCACCTCGCTGCAGTATGAACGCATGCTCTCGGCATCCGGTCCCACGGGCGGGCACGTCAAGCGGCCGTCAGACGGCGCCGAACCGAAAAACATCGTCTTCATCCAGTGCGCCGGTTCGCGCGACAAGTCCATCGGCCGCCCCTACTGTTCGGGGTTCTGCTGCATGTATACGGCCAAACAGGCCATTCTGACAAAAGATCACATTCCCGACTCCCAGTCCTATGTCTTTTACATGGACATCCGCTCACCGGGCAAAATGTACGACGAGTTCACCCGCCGAGCCATGGAGGAATACGGTGCCCGCTACATACGCGGCCGCGTTTCCGCCATCCAGCCCAGGGGCGGCAGATATCTGGTGAAGGGCGCGGACACGCTGCTGGGCAATCAGGTGGAAATCGAAGCCGACATGGTGGTGCTGGCCGTAGGTGTGGAATCGGCCAAGGGCGCCTCTGAACTGGCTGAAAAACTGCGCATCTCCTACGACAGCTACGGCTTTTTCATGGAAGGCCATCCCAAGCTGAAGCCCGTGGAAACCAACACCGCAGGTGTGTATCTGGCCGGTTCCTGTCAGGGCCCCAAGGATATCCCCTCTTCCGTGGCACAGGGCGGCGCCGCCGCCAGCAAAGTGCTCAGCCTGTTCTCCAGAGACAAGCTGGAAAGCGACCCGCAGGTTTCCGCCGTATCGCTGCTGCGATGCGTAGGATGCGGCAAATGCAGGGAAACGTGTCCGTTCGGTGCCATCGAAATGACCGAATTCCGCGGCATGCCCAAAGCCTCCGTGGTGGAAACCGTGTGTCAGGGATGCGGCATATGCGCCGTCACCTGCCCTCAGGGTGCCATTCAGCTGCAGCATTTCACAGACAACCAGATACTTGCCGAGGTCAACGCCCTATGCCGGTACTAG
- a CDS encoding CoB--CoM heterodisulfide reductase iron-sulfur subunit B family protein → MSTFTYAYYPGCSAMGTSAEYEASTRALCSRLGITLMEIPDWNCCGSTPAHATDHTLAGALVARNLMLAEQMPDVRGIITPCPSCLKNLKTTQHRLQRPAYRAGIEALLDYPVQSTLPVKSVLQVIAEDFGPQRVQEHVTRPLTGMKVAPYYGCLMSRPPDVMAFDDHENPVALDGLLAALGATVVPYAMKVDCCGASLALTRRDIVTSLSCRLLDAAAEAGAHAMATACPMCQMNLDMRQQQINRDNGTQFHMPVFYYTQLVGLATGYTAAEMGLDKLCVSPAGALACITPAAGPDTAPAQPREAGA, encoded by the coding sequence ATGAGCACATTCACCTACGCCTACTATCCGGGCTGCTCCGCCATGGGCACCTCGGCGGAATATGAAGCATCCACCCGCGCCCTGTGCAGCAGGCTGGGCATAACACTGATGGAAATACCCGACTGGAACTGCTGCGGCTCCACTCCGGCCCATGCCACAGACCACACACTGGCCGGAGCACTGGTGGCGCGCAACCTGATGCTGGCCGAACAGATGCCTGATGTGCGCGGCATCATCACCCCGTGCCCCAGCTGTCTGAAAAATCTCAAGACCACCCAGCACCGCCTGCAGCGGCCCGCTTACAGGGCAGGCATTGAAGCCCTGCTGGATTACCCCGTGCAAAGCACGCTGCCCGTCAAATCAGTGCTGCAGGTCATTGCCGAAGATTTCGGCCCGCAGCGGGTTCAGGAACATGTCACCCGGCCGCTCACCGGCATGAAGGTGGCTCCGTATTACGGCTGTCTCATGTCGCGCCCTCCGGATGTCATGGCGTTTGACGATCATGAAAACCCCGTGGCGCTGGACGGACTGCTGGCGGCACTGGGAGCCACGGTGGTGCCCTATGCCATGAAAGTGGACTGCTGCGGCGCCTCGCTTGCGCTGACACGCCGCGACATTGTCACCTCGCTTTCATGCCGGCTGCTTGATGCCGCGGCCGAAGCCGGCGCGCATGCCATGGCGACGGCCTGTCCCATGTGCCAGATGAATCTGGACATGCGCCAGCAGCAGATAAACAGAGACAACGGCACGCAGTTTCATATGCCTGTCTTTTATTACACGCAGCTGGTGGGCCTTGCCACCGGATACACCGCGGCGGAAATGGGGCTGGACAAGCTGTGCGTCAGCCCGGCAGGCGCCCTTGCCTGCATAACCCCCGCCGCGGGGCCGGACACCGCACCGGCGCAACCACGGGAGGCCGGAGCATGA
- a CDS encoding 4Fe-4S dicluster domain-containing protein: MRDDRTIRRCDAAFTQSVQQQSEQNMALCYQCGNCTAGCPVARASSTPVTQVMRLVQAGQREAALEADSIWLCASCETCTTRCPNDIDVARVMDVLRHMARRENHVAEKNIRDFWDAFLESVEKHGRVYEVGLMAAYVRKTGRFWTDADLAPAALGKGKLPLRPHPVTDKEAIRQIFRRYRERSA; this comes from the coding sequence ATGCGAGACGACCGTACCATCCGTCGTTGCGATGCCGCGTTCACACAAAGCGTGCAGCAGCAGAGCGAGCAGAACATGGCACTGTGCTACCAGTGCGGCAACTGCACGGCGGGGTGCCCCGTGGCACGCGCCAGCAGCACGCCGGTGACGCAGGTCATGCGCCTTGTGCAGGCAGGTCAGCGCGAGGCCGCACTGGAGGCCGATTCCATATGGCTTTGCGCCTCATGCGAAACATGCACCACTCGCTGCCCCAATGATATCGACGTGGCACGCGTCATGGATGTGCTGCGTCATATGGCCCGCCGTGAAAATCATGTGGCCGAAAAAAACATACGTGATTTCTGGGACGCCTTTCTCGAGTCCGTCGAAAAACACGGACGCGTGTACGAGGTAGGCCTCATGGCCGCATATGTGCGTAAAACTGGCCGGTTCTGGACCGACGCAGATCTTGCTCCGGCGGCGCTGGGCAAGGGCAAACTTCCCCTCAGGCCGCATCCGGTGACCGACAAGGAAGCCATAAGACAAATTTTCAGACGTTACAGAGAGCGTTCGGCATGA
- a CDS encoding iron-containing alcohol dehydrogenase produces the protein MAVREEVYGFFIPSVTLMGIGSHKEIPAKIKALGGKKPLLVTDKGITKVGLTEKIVKLLKDNKMDCVVYDETIPNPTDENVHAGVDVYKKNKCDSLITLGGGSSHDCGKGIGLVVANGGKIHDFEGVDKSTKPMPPYVAVNTTAGTASEMTRFCIITDTSRKVKMAIVDWRVTPTIALDDPLLMMGMPPALTAATGMDALTHAVEAYVSTIATPMTDACAEKAIKLIFQHLRAAVANGQDVVAREGMCYAQYLAGMAFNNASLGHVHAMAHQLGGFYDLPHGECNAILLPHVEKFNLIAKVERFAEMARWMGENTEGLSPRAAAEKCLDAIRQLSADVGIPSGLIELGKRYGKDVKESDIPTMTANAQKDACGLTNPRCPTDADVMAIYKAAL, from the coding sequence ATGGCAGTACGTGAAGAAGTTTACGGCTTTTTTATTCCCAGCGTCACCCTGATGGGCATCGGTAGCCACAAGGAAATCCCGGCCAAGATCAAGGCTCTGGGCGGCAAGAAGCCTCTGCTCGTAACTGACAAAGGTATCACCAAGGTCGGCCTGACCGAAAAAATCGTCAAGCTGCTGAAAGACAACAAAATGGACTGCGTTGTCTACGATGAAACCATTCCCAACCCCACCGATGAAAACGTGCATGCCGGCGTGGACGTGTACAAGAAAAACAAGTGCGACTCGCTGATCACTCTGGGCGGCGGCAGCTCCCACGACTGCGGCAAGGGTATCGGCCTTGTGGTCGCCAACGGCGGCAAAATTCATGATTTCGAAGGCGTGGACAAGTCCACCAAGCCCATGCCCCCCTACGTTGCCGTGAACACCACGGCGGGCACCGCCTCTGAAATGACCCGCTTCTGCATCATCACCGACACCTCCCGCAAGGTCAAAATGGCCATCGTCGACTGGCGTGTTACTCCCACCATCGCCCTTGACGACCCGCTGCTGATGATGGGCATGCCCCCCGCACTGACCGCAGCCACCGGCATGGACGCCCTGACCCACGCCGTGGAAGCCTATGTTTCCACCATTGCCACCCCCATGACCGACGCCTGCGCCGAAAAAGCCATCAAGCTTATCTTCCAGCACCTGCGTGCCGCAGTGGCCAACGGACAGGACGTGGTAGCCCGCGAAGGCATGTGCTACGCCCAGTACCTTGCCGGTATGGCGTTCAACAACGCAAGCCTGGGGCATGTGCACGCCATGGCGCACCAGCTGGGCGGTTTCTACGACCTGCCGCACGGCGAATGCAACGCCATCCTGCTGCCCCACGTGGAAAAATTCAACCTGATAGCCAAGGTTGAGCGCTTTGCCGAAATGGCCCGCTGGATGGGCGAAAACACCGAAGGCCTGAGCCCCCGCGCCGCAGCCGAAAAGTGCCTCGACGCCATCCGCCAGCTTTCCGCCGACGTGGGTATCCCCTCCGGCCTTATCGAGCTGGGCAAGCGCTACGGCAAGGATGTGAAGGAATCTGATATTCCGACCATGACCGCCAACGCCCAGAAGGACGCCTGCGGTCTTACCAACCCCCGCTGCCCCACCGATGCCGACGTGATGGCCATCTACAAGGCTGCTCTGTAA
- a CDS encoding winged helix-turn-helix domain-containing protein — MEHSTPQLKMKLWIEKDGKNAFGMGSAALLRGVNQTGSLAGAAKALGMSYRAAWGRIRKIEERLGTDVLVKRGGNKSGYELSADGRAYLEAYEQLARSLEEEAQRRFGELFGGLPACRRGGTAER, encoded by the coding sequence ATGGAACACAGTACCCCGCAGCTGAAGATGAAGCTGTGGATTGAAAAAGACGGTAAAAACGCCTTCGGCATGGGCAGTGCCGCGCTGCTGCGCGGAGTGAATCAGACGGGGTCGCTGGCGGGTGCCGCCAAGGCTCTGGGCATGTCGTACCGCGCCGCATGGGGCCGCATACGCAAGATTGAAGAACGGCTGGGCACCGATGTGCTGGTGAAGCGCGGCGGCAATAAATCGGGGTATGAGCTTTCGGCGGACGGCAGGGCCTATCTGGAAGCTTATGAGCAGCTTGCGCGTTCTCTGGAAGAAGAAGCGCAACGGCGTTTCGGCGAGTTGTTCGGCGGGCTGCCGGCCTGCCGCCGCGGGGGAACGGCGGAACGCTGA
- a CDS encoding ATP-binding cassette domain-containing protein: MTLDARICKTLPHFTLDVAMTCPCGHLTAVVGPSGAGKTTFIRCLAGLEQPDEGHVKLNGTVWCDTAAGTFMPVRCRQLGFVFQDYPLFPHLDVLGNVSFATGDKKQARELLARMGIAHLAAQRPSAVSGGEKQRVALCQALARRPRMLLLDEPFSALDVDTRRSLRQTMLELKNELDIPIVHVTHDLEEAAMLGDTVIAVNAGIPDEQWLGRNMPAPRRHTTAPAARSAACGASLRTAPVSL, translated from the coding sequence ATGACTCTGGACGCCCGCATCTGCAAAACGCTGCCCCACTTCACGCTGGACGTTGCCATGACATGCCCCTGCGGTCACCTTACAGCCGTTGTGGGGCCGTCAGGTGCGGGCAAGACCACATTCATACGCTGCCTTGCAGGGCTGGAACAACCCGATGAAGGCCATGTGAAGCTGAACGGCACGGTGTGGTGCGACACAGCCGCGGGCACTTTTATGCCGGTGCGCTGCAGACAGCTGGGATTTGTGTTTCAGGACTATCCCCTGTTTCCGCACCTTGATGTACTGGGCAATGTATCGTTTGCCACCGGAGACAAAAAACAGGCCCGTGAACTGCTGGCACGCATGGGCATAGCCCATCTGGCAGCCCAGCGCCCCTCTGCCGTTTCCGGCGGCGAAAAACAGCGCGTGGCCCTGTGTCAGGCTCTGGCACGCCGTCCGCGCATGCTGCTGCTGGACGAGCCTTTTTCCGCGCTGGATGTGGATACCCGCCGCAGCCTGCGGCAGACCATGCTGGAATTGAAAAATGAGCTGGACATACCCATCGTGCACGTGACGCACGATCTGGAAGAAGCAGCCATGCTGGGCGACACCGTCATCGCCGTCAATGCGGGCATACCGGATGAGCAGTGGCTTGGCCGCAACATGCCCGCCCCGCGGCGGCACACCACGGCACCGGCCGCCCGCAGCGCCGCCTGCGGCGCCTCGCTGAGGACAGCGCCGGTCAGCCTGTGA
- the modB gene encoding molybdate ABC transporter permease subunit yields MLEAVPAIADPLYLSVKLAFFTTLFIPVAALPLAWLFAFRRFAGKSLAEAFVALPMVLPPTVLGFWLLVVMGPNGFMGQAWQAVFNERLIFSFPAILLASVVYNMPFAVQPLRATFEKMDRRLLECSAVLGLSPLATFRRVILPNSLPGLAASSVLVFAHSLGEFGVILMVGGSMPGTTKVASIAIYEAVEALRYDDAFLLCLALVPASFIVLLAVNRMNRSLQ; encoded by the coding sequence ATGCTGGAAGCGGTACCCGCCATAGCAGACCCGCTGTACCTTTCGGTCAAGCTGGCATTCTTCACCACGCTGTTCATTCCCGTGGCAGCGCTGCCGCTGGCGTGGCTGTTCGCCTTCCGCCGGTTTGCCGGTAAAAGTCTGGCCGAGGCCTTTGTGGCCCTGCCCATGGTTCTGCCCCCCACGGTGCTGGGTTTCTGGCTGCTTGTGGTCATGGGCCCCAACGGATTCATGGGGCAGGCGTGGCAGGCGGTTTTCAACGAACGGCTGATTTTCAGCTTTCCCGCCATTCTGCTGGCATCCGTGGTGTACAACATGCCTTTTGCGGTGCAGCCGCTGCGGGCCACCTTTGAAAAAATGGACAGAAGACTGCTGGAATGTTCCGCCGTACTGGGGCTTTCGCCGCTTGCCACATTCCGCAGGGTCATTCTGCCCAACAGCCTGCCGGGGCTTGCCGCCTCTTCCGTGCTGGTGTTCGCCCACAGTCTGGGTGAATTCGGCGTCATCCTGATGGTGGGCGGCAGCATGCCGGGCACCACAAAAGTGGCATCCATCGCCATATACGAAGCCGTGGAAGCGCTGCGCTATGACGATGCCTTTCTGCTGTGTCTGGCGCTGGTACCCGCCAGCTTCATCGTGCTGCTGGCCGTAAACAGAATGAACAGGAGCCTGCAATGA
- the modA gene encoding molybdate ABC transporter substrate-binding protein, translated as MLSRLYALPARLLAPLCLPLCLTLCLLAAPAGAQDLLMAQAANFMPAMEEILPAFEAATGIKGHAVYSSTGKLYAQISNGAPFDVFLAADEARPAKLAAEGKSEAPFVYARGKVVLWLPQPGVTAADWQQCLQRDTIQRIAVANPESAPYGAAAVAALNKAGLFETVSPRLAYAQSIAQVFQFASSGAADAGFCALSSTLTEQGRTGTTFAVPQAPSVIQAACILKSAPNPQAAARFVEFLNSPLVAEIKAKYGYE; from the coding sequence ATGCTGTCACGTCTGTACGCTCTGCCGGCACGCCTGCTGGCCCCGCTCTGCCTGCCCCTCTGCCTGACCCTGTGTCTGCTGGCAGCCCCCGCCGGCGCGCAGGACCTGCTGATGGCGCAGGCCGCCAACTTCATGCCCGCCATGGAAGAAATTCTGCCCGCCTTCGAAGCCGCCACAGGCATCAAAGGGCACGCCGTATATTCCTCCACAGGCAAACTGTACGCCCAGATTTCCAACGGAGCACCGTTTGACGTTTTTCTGGCCGCAGACGAGGCACGACCGGCCAAGCTGGCCGCCGAAGGCAAATCGGAAGCACCTTTTGTCTATGCGCGCGGCAAGGTGGTGCTCTGGCTGCCGCAGCCGGGCGTGACCGCCGCCGACTGGCAGCAGTGCCTGCAGCGCGATACCATACAGCGCATCGCCGTGGCCAACCCCGAATCCGCCCCCTACGGCGCGGCTGCCGTGGCAGCGCTGAACAAGGCAGGGCTGTTTGAAACCGTCAGTCCCCGTCTTGCCTATGCACAATCCATCGCACAGGTTTTCCAGTTTGCTTCCTCCGGCGCGGCCGATGCCGGATTCTGCGCGCTGTCGTCTACTCTGACGGAACAGGGCCGCACCGGCACAACCTTTGCCGTGCCGCAGGCACCGTCCGTCATTCAGGCCGCGTGCATCCTGAAAAGCGCTCCGAATCCGCAGGCTGCCGCCAGATTTGTCGAATTCCTCAATTCGCCTCTGGTCGCTGAAATCAAGGCAAAATACGGATACGAATAG